Genomic DNA from Mycolicibacterium helvum:
CCGCTCGCGGTGTTTGGTGGTGCTCAGTTGCACGGCCAGTTCGGCTTCGGTGGCCTCGGCCAGCGCAGCACTGTCAGTCACCAACACACTGGCGGCCATCACGTCGTGTTCGGCCTGGCTGATGAGGTCGGCCGCGACGTGGACCGGGTCCGCGGTGTGGTCAGCCAGGATGGCGATCTCGGTGGGACCAGCCTCGGCGTCAATGCCGATCTGCGAGCGGCAGATTCGCTTGGCGGCGGTGACGTAGATGTTGCCCGGCCCGGTGACCATGTCGACCGGCGCCAGCTCGGCGCCGTCGGTGTCGGTACCGCCGTAGGCCAGTAGCGCCACTGCCTGCGCACCGCCGACGGCCCACACCTCGTCGACGCCGAGCAGCGCCGCCGCCGCGAGGATCGTGGGATGCGGCAGGCCACCGAACTCGGCCTGCGGCGGGCTGGCCACCACCAGGGACTCGACGCCGGCGGCCTGGGCGGGAACGACGTTCATCACCACGCTCGACGGGTACACCGCGTTGCCGCCGGGTACATAGAGGCCCACCCGCTCCACCGGCACCCAGCGCTCGGTGACCGAAGCCCCGGCGTCGAACAAGGTGGTGATATCGGTGCGGCGCTGGTCGGCGTGCACGGCGCGGGTGCGATCGATCGCCACTTCCAGTGCGGCGCGCACATCGGCAGGCAGGGCGGCCAGCGCCGCCGCCAAGGCGGAAGGTGCCACGCGCACAGTCTTGGGGCGCACCCCGTCGAACTGCTCGCCGTACTCCAGCGCAGCCACCGCGCCGCGTTCGGCGACATCGTCGACGATGGGCCGGACCTTGGGCACCACGGCGTCGACGTCCACACCGCCGCGCGGGAGCGCCGCGCGCAGTTGGGCGGCAGTCAGCGTGCGGCCACGCAGGTCGATCCGGTTCAAGGCGAAGCTGGTCATCGGTTCAATTGTCCCGTATCGATGCACCCGAATAAAAATCCGTTGGGCGCGGGGCGCGCCAGCCCGGATACTGCCGTTATGCAATGGGAGCTTTGGCTGGCCTTCGTCGGCGCCTCGATCGCCATCAGTGTGTCCCCGGGCGCCGGTGCCATCCAGTCCATGGCGACCGGCCTGGCGTACGGTCTGCGCCGCGGTTACTGGAACATCACCGGGCTGCAGATCGGCCTGATGATGCAGTTGGTGGCGGTCGCCGTCGGACTGGGCGCTGCGGTGGCGCAATCGGTGATCGCGTTCACCGTCATCAAGTGGATCGGGGTGGCCTACCTGGTGTACCTGGCCGTCCGCCAGTGGCGCACCGTCCCCGGTGACCTGGGCGAACAACTCAACGCCACCGGCAGTGGCGGGCGGTTTGCCTTGCTGGTTCGCGGGACCCTGGTCAACATCACCAATCCCAAGGGTCTGGTGTTCCTGCTGGCGGTGCTGCCGCAGTTCGTCGTACCGACCGCGCCGCTACTCCCCCAATACCTGGCCATCGGCGCGACGATGGTGGTCGTCGACCTGGTGGTGATGGGCGCCTACACGGGACTGGCGGCGCGGCTGCTGGGCTGGCTGCGGACCCCGCGCCAGCAGACCCTGCTCAACAGGACATTCTCGGGCCTGTTCGCCGCCGCGGCGGTGGTGCTGTCGCTGGTGCGCCGGGGCACTGCGGCCTAACCTTGGGCCCCATGGCGACCAAGGATCACCCGAACAATGCCCCCGGCGTGCCGATGAAGTTCCCGGTCTGGTTCGAGAACTTCCAGATCAAGTACTTCAACCCGGCCGTGAAGCCGCTGGCCAAATACATGCCAGGCATGTCGGTCATCTCTCATCGTGGCCGCACTTCGGGCACACCGTACGAGACCGTCGTTTCGGCCTTCCGCAAGGGCGACACCCTCGCCGTCATGCTGGGCCACGGCAAGACCAACTGGGTCAAGAACGTCCTGGCTGCCGGCGAGGCCGACATCCGCCACGGACGCCACACGCTGCACTTGATCAACCCTCGGGTGGTGCCTGCCGGTACCGATGATCCGTCCCTGCCCGGGGTGGCCCGCCGGGGCGTCAAACGTGGCGTCGGCGCATTCGTCGCCGATATCGCCTGAGCTAAAGATCCAGGCCGACGTCGAGCACCCGTACCGAGTGGGTCAACGCGCCGACGGCCAGATAATCCACACCAGTGCCAGCGTATTCGGCGGCGCTGTCCAGCCCAAGGCCGCCGGAGGACTCCAGGAGCACGCCGGGGGCGTTGGCGTCGCGGCGCTGCACCGCGATCTGGGTCTGCCAGACCGGGAAGTTGTCCAGCAGGATCAACTGCACGTCCTCGGCGAGTACCTCGTCGAGCTGTTCGAGGGTGTCGACCTCGACCTCACACGGCAGGTCCGGTGCGGCGGCGCGAACGGCCCGCAGGGCGGCCACCACCGATCCTGCGGCCGCGACGTGATTGTCCTTGATCAGCGCGGCATCTCCCAGGCCCATCCGGTGATTGACCCCGCCGCCGACCCGAACGGCGTATTTCTGCAGCGCCCGCAGCCCCGGCAGGGTCTTGCGAGTGTCGCGGATCTTGGCCTTGGTGCCCTCGACAGCGTCCACCCAGGCCGCGGTGGCGCTCGCGATGCCAGACAGGTGGCAGACCAGGTTCAACAGGGTCCGCTCGGCGGTCAGCAGCCCGCGGGTCGGGGCTTGCACCCGCAGCAGCGCAGCCCCCGCATCGAGCCGGGTGCCGTCGTCGACGCGGTCGAGGATCCGGTAGCCGCCCTGACCGAGCACCTCGTCGAGAACCAGCAGCGCCACGTCGATACCGGCGGCCACGCCGGGCTCCCGGGTCACCAGCGACGCCACCGTCGTGGCGTCTTCGGGCACGGTGGCCAGCGTGGTGACGTCGGGGCCGTAGCGCAGGTCCTCGTCGAGGCCGCGACGGATCGTGATCCGAGCGTCGGCCAGCTCGTCGTCGGTGAGTTTCATCGCAGACACACCTCGGCATGGTCGCCGTGCAACGTTCGGCTGAAGGCCTGGGCCGGATCGGCGTCGGGATGGTCGCCACGATGGTGGCAGCCACGAGATTCATTGCGTGCCAACGCCGCTGCGGCCACCGCACGAGCTGTCACGGTGAGCGCGACGTCCTCGGCAGCGGCGCGGGTGGTCATCGGCCGTGGTGTCGCCGCGGCCAGCGCGTCAGTGAGGCGCTGCAACCCGGCGGCGTCGCGGACCACCGAGGCGTGCTCGGTCATCACGGTCTGCAATACCTGCCGGTCCAGCGCGGTATGTTGGGGCTCTTCGGCTTTCGCCATCACTGCCCCCACGTTGCCGGCATGGTCGACGGCAGCTCTACCTGCGCGAGCGCCGACGACCAAGCCTTCCAGCAGGCTGTTCGAAGCCAACCGGTTGGCGCCGTGCATGCCGGTCCTGGCCACCTCACCGGCGGCGAACAACCCGGGCAGCTCGGTGCGGCCGAACACATCGGTGGCGACACCGCCGCAGCTGTA
This window encodes:
- the rhtB gene encoding homoserine/homoserine lactone efflux protein, with the translated sequence MQWELWLAFVGASIAISVSPGAGAIQSMATGLAYGLRRGYWNITGLQIGLMMQLVAVAVGLGAAVAQSVIAFTVIKWIGVAYLVYLAVRQWRTVPGDLGEQLNATGSGGRFALLVRGTLVNITNPKGLVFLLAVLPQFVVPTAPLLPQYLAIGATMVVVDLVVMGAYTGLAARLLGWLRTPRQQTLLNRTFSGLFAAAAVVLSLVRRGTAA
- the hisD gene encoding histidinol dehydrogenase, translating into MTSFALNRIDLRGRTLTAAQLRAALPRGGVDVDAVVPKVRPIVDDVAERGAVAALEYGEQFDGVRPKTVRVAPSALAAALAALPADVRAALEVAIDRTRAVHADQRRTDITTLFDAGASVTERWVPVERVGLYVPGGNAVYPSSVVMNVVPAQAAGVESLVVASPPQAEFGGLPHPTILAAAALLGVDEVWAVGGAQAVALLAYGGTDTDGAELAPVDMVTGPGNIYVTAAKRICRSQIGIDAEAGPTEIAILADHTADPVHVAADLISQAEHDVMAASVLVTDSAALAEATEAELAVQLSTTKHRERVTEALRGRQSGIVLVDDIDTGVRVVNAYAAEHLEIQTVEANEVAGRIRAAGAIFVGPWSPVSLGDYCAGSNHVLPTAGCARHSSGLSVQTFLRGIHVVDYTEAALKDVSGHVITLAKAEDLPAHGEAVRRRFER
- the nadC gene encoding carboxylating nicotinate-nucleotide diphosphorylase, which codes for MKLTDDELADARITIRRGLDEDLRYGPDVTTLATVPEDATTVASLVTREPGVAAGIDVALLVLDEVLGQGGYRILDRVDDGTRLDAGAALLRVQAPTRGLLTAERTLLNLVCHLSGIASATAAWVDAVEGTKAKIRDTRKTLPGLRALQKYAVRVGGGVNHRMGLGDAALIKDNHVAAAGSVVAALRAVRAAAPDLPCEVEVDTLEQLDEVLAEDVQLILLDNFPVWQTQIAVQRRDANAPGVLLESSGGLGLDSAAEYAGTGVDYLAVGALTHSVRVLDVGLDL
- a CDS encoding nitroreductase family deazaflavin-dependent oxidoreductase: MATKDHPNNAPGVPMKFPVWFENFQIKYFNPAVKPLAKYMPGMSVISHRGRTSGTPYETVVSAFRKGDTLAVMLGHGKTNWVKNVLAAGEADIRHGRHTLHLINPRVVPAGTDDPSLPGVARRGVKRGVGAFVADIA